Within the Pirellulales bacterium genome, the region CAGCAGGTCGCCGATCACTGCGGCGCTTGTGCGGTCGAGATTGCCGGTCGGTTCGTCGGCAAGCACGAGCTTCGGGCGACGCAGTAGCGCACGGGCAACGGCGGCGCGCTGACGCTCGCCGCCCGATAGTTCGGCCGGGCGATGGTCCAGCCGCGCGCCCAGTCCTACGCGGACCAACAAATCGCGCGCACGGGCTATCAACTCATCCGTCACGCCGCCGGTGGCCAATGCCGGCACGAGCACGTTTTCTAAAACCGAGCATTGCGGCAGCAGGTGATGATCCTGAAAGACAAAGCCGATCTGCTCGTTGCGGAATGCGGCCAGTTGCGGCTCGGCGAACGTAAACGGATCGCGGCCTGCGAGCTTGACGGTGCCTGAACTCGGTCGATCGAGCGTCCCCACGATATACAGAAACGTGCTCTTGCCCGAACCGCTAGGGCCCACGATCACGGCATTCTCTCCCGCGCCCAGTTCGAGCGAGCACCCGCGCAAAACGACCAAGGGCTCGCTACGGGTGGCAAATTCGCGGGTGATATCGCTTACCATCAGGTCAGGCATGGGCACTCACAAAGTACTTGTCTAATGTCTTCGAGTATTCAAGCCTACGACTCATGTTGCCGTGATTGATTCACGGCGGTACCGCGCGGTTTATCTCTGTATCCTCGGCGTCCACTGTGACAAATGTCGTTTGTATCGCGAAAAACGATAGACACCGAGTAGTCAGAGGGCGACCGAGAGAAGAAGACATCATCGCCGCTACGCCATGGCTGGTCTAGGTGGCTTCGCCGGACAACTTAGCAATGATCCAAGCGGGAATCGCGATCGAGCGCGGCGGTGATTTCGGGTCCAAACGGCAGCACACCGCCGTTAGTTGCCCCTCGGCGATAGGGCGCTGCTCGTGCGAGAAGACAAAGCCGTAGGTAATGCTCTTTTCGCCGCGGCGGATGATGCGCATCTCAACGTCGATCACGTCCTCAAAGCGAACGGCGCCGCGATAATCGCAATGGGCGCTGACGCGCGGCCAACTGATCGCCCCTTCTTCGTCATGGGCGAATACGCTCAGGCCCAGGTGGCGAAGGAACTCGTGCTCGACTTGCTCCATGTAGTTGAAGAAAACCGAATAATGGGCAATGCCCGCGGCGTCGGTATCGCGGAATTCGACGCGGCGCGTCGTACGATACGCGATCGAACTGGGGGCCAAGTTCTCGGTCGGGCGTGTCACGCGCGGAGAGCCCTTTCCGCGACAGGCGCATCCACCAACCGTCGGTACAGATCTAAAGTTCTGCGGGCCATCAAATCGTCGGTGTAGCGCGCCTGAATCGCGGTTTGCCCTGCGCGACCGTGGTCAGTTGCGCGCTCGGGATCGAGAATCATTTCCTTGAGGGCCGCGGCCAGAGCGCGCGGGTTTTCTGGTTCGTGCAGCACTCCGCCACCGGTGTCCTCGATCAGTTCGGGGAACGTACCATGCGCGGGCAACACGACCGGCACGGCATTGGCCCATGCTTCGAGAATCGAAAGCCCTTTGCTCTCGCGATAAACCGTCGGCACGCTCATCACATCCAGCGATTGCAGAAACGCAATCTTGCCGGCGCGATCAAGCTCGCCAGCATAATGAAATCGATCGTGCAGACCGGCCGCCTTGAGCTTGCCTTGCAAGCGGTCCAGATAGGGGCGATCGCTCGCCCCCATATAACCGGCCGCGCGCAGCACGACCGGCGGCACGTCTTTGTCCTTGGCCAACAGCGTAAAAGCGTCGACCAAATGATGCAGCCCCTTGTCCTCGCAGATGCGGGCGAAATAGCCGATCACCAGTTCGCGCTGCGCGTCAGATCGTACGCGGGTGCCATGCCCTGCGAGCTTCAGCCCGTGCGGAATGACGTGAATTTTGTCCCGCTCGATCGCCGCGTAGTTGGCCATGTAGTCCGCATAATATTGATTCAGTGCTACGAACGCCGTAGCGTCGCGGGCCCTCTCTCGCAACACCTGGCGGGCTTGCTCATACCAGGGCGGAGTCAGCTTTTCTAAAAAGATGTCTTCGCCAGACAGGGTACATACGACCGGCACTTTTAGCTGACGACGGATCTCGTGCGCCATGCCCAGCAGCATGGCATTCGAGAGGTGTACCACGTCTGGACGCACTTCGGTGGCCAGCCAATGCACGAGTTTGTCGACCTCTTTCCGTTGGTTCCCCTCTTCGCCGCGCAACATCGAGACAGTGATATCCCCCAATTGCGTGGCGTCGGTACTCATGCCGCGGCTGGCGAGCCATTCGATCAGCCGCGGACGATCCCACAATCGGTCGATCGCCCAAGGCGTGTGGCGAAACAGCGACCATTTTTGTTGCAAATAGACGCTGATGCCGCCGAACATCACGCGCTTTTCACTGACGTCCTGCTCGTCGGTGCGGATCGGTGTGTAGGTAGGAACCAGCAGTGCATCTTCCCCCAGCGCCAATAGGGCCGCGGCCAGCGTGTTGTCATGCAGGCAACTGCCGCAAAACATGCCAGCGGCGCCGGCCGCGAGATAAACAATTCGCATGGTACACGCGAGGGCTGAAGGAACTGTGCGACACGTTAGGTCGAGATTGCACTACTCGTCACTTTTCACCGCGGTAACGATCTCTAACAACTCTACGGCGGGCTCGTCGTTGCATTCAATCATGGCCGTCCGTCCGTAGACGACGTCGCCTTCCGAAATGTCGAACAAGCGTGCCAACTCGGCGCCGGCGGTCACGCGCCATAACGAGGCCAATCGCACTCGCCGCAATACTTTGTTCCGGATCAGTACGCGGCCCAGCGGCGTATCCTCGGCCTCGATCTGCCTACGCACGGCAGGTTCGAGGTAGTCCAGGTTCACGCGCATGATGCCATATTGTACGACGCGGCCGTCGCTCTGGCGTGCGAGTAGGATCTTACGGGCGTAATGCGAAGGGGTCACCCGGCGGTCAAGCACCTGCACGTCGACGGCACTATCGTGGTAATGCTCGACGGTGACGGTCATGTGCTCGTCATGCGCGAGTAACGCAGCGTACGCGGCTGGCATGGTGGCCCGTTCTACTCGTTCGAAATGGCCCAAAAGTGGCGCCGAATCATAAAACAGCCGGATCAGCGTCGACAGATCAGGCGTGAGCGGTTGCGGGGAGTGTGTTTCAAGCACGGTTGTCGTCCTAGCGGGATAGGAAAGATTCCGTTTAGCAGGGCATTCCTTTGACGCGCGTATCCCGAAGCAGGGCAGGGAGTGGCGCGGTCACGTATATCGCACGCCCTGATGCTCCGGCTCGAAAAATGGCGGCAGCAGTGTGTCGACGCGCAACAAACCTTGTCGCGTAAGCGTGACGCGATCGCCGTCGAGCGAGAGCCATCCTTCGTCGACAAAGTGCTTCCACACATCGCTCCAGTGCTGGAGCACTTCGACGCCGAACTTGTTTCGGAAGTATCCGGCGTCGATGCGGCCGGTCTTTAGTTGCAGAATCAACTCGCGCACCAGCTGCTGGTGCGGCGTGATATGCAGCGCACGGGACAGCGGGAGCTCTCCCTTTTCCAGCGACGAAAGGTACGCCTCCCACTCGGGCAGGTTCTGATAGTGCACGCCCGAGATGTGGCCAAAGCTGGCTACACCGGTTGCCAACAGGTCGCTGCCGCGCCACAAGTTGTCGCGATAGCTGAAGTTCACCTTCGAGGCGTCGCGCACCAGCGTATACCCACTTGAAACCGAGTAGCCTGCAGCCCCCATTTCATCGTAGGCGTAGTCGACCCAGGCGCGCTTGGTGGGCCAGTCTGCCACCGGCGTCTCGACATGATTCCCCAGAATGTCTTGCGAGTAGACGGTGTTGAAGGGCAACTCCATCTGGTAGATCGTGACGCTATCGGGCGCCAGGTCGATCGTTCGTCTGATGCAATCCTTCCAGTTGTCCCACGTCTCGCCGACCATGCCGGCGATCAAGTCGATGTTCGTGTTGGGGAAATCGAGTTCCTGAATCCAGTCCCAACTCTTGTAAACTTCGCCCGAAAGATGGGCGCGGCCGTTCGATTCCAGCACGGCGTCCGAAAAATTCTCGATGCCCAGGCTCAGACGCGTGATGCCCAACTCTTTGAGCGTGACCAGCTTCTGTTGTGAAAGCGTGCCCGGCTCGCACTCGAAGGTGACTTCC harbors:
- a CDS encoding thioesterase family protein — encoded protein: MTRPTENLAPSSIAYRTTRRVEFRDTDAAGIAHYSVFFNYMEQVEHEFLRHLGLSVFAHDEEGAISWPRVSAHCDYRGAVRFEDVIDVEMRIIRRGEKSITYGFVFSHEQRPIAEGQLTAVCCRLDPKSPPRSIAIPAWIIAKLSGEAT
- a CDS encoding ABC transporter ATP-binding protein; the protein is MPDLMVSDITREFATRSEPLVVLRGCSLELGAGENAVIVGPSGSGKSTFLYIVGTLDRPSSGTVKLAGRDPFTFAEPQLAAFRNEQIGFVFQDHHLLPQCSVLENVLVPALATGGVTDELIARARDLLVRVGLGARLDHRPAELSGGERQRAAVARALLRRPKLVLADEPTGNLDRTSAAVIGDLLLDMQQQEGTMLIVVTHSLDLARRFRKQYELDDGRLKAVQLVA
- a CDS encoding coproporphyrinogen-III oxidase family protein, whose translation is MATETIKTEVGSYFVANYPPFSQWTPAGLVDARAAMNAPPADVPLGLYLHVPFCRKRCKFCYFRVYTDKNASDVERYVAALAREIELVSRLPVMGGRPFRFVYFGGGTPSFLSAKQLTSLVDRLRANINWDRAEEVTFECEPGTLSQQKLVTLKELGITRLSLGIENFSDAVLESNGRAHLSGEVYKSWDWIQELDFPNTNIDLIAGMVGETWDNWKDCIRRTIDLAPDSVTIYQMELPFNTVYSQDILGNHVETPVADWPTKRAWVDYAYDEMGAAGYSVSSGYTLVRDASKVNFSYRDNLWRGSDLLATGVASFGHISGVHYQNLPEWEAYLSSLEKGELPLSRALHITPHQQLVRELILQLKTGRIDAGYFRNKFGVEVLQHWSDVWKHFVDEGWLSLDGDRVTLTRQGLLRVDTLLPPFFEPEHQGVRYT
- a CDS encoding glycosyltransferase family 4 protein, translated to MRIVYLAAGAAGMFCGSCLHDNTLAAALLALGEDALLVPTYTPIRTDEQDVSEKRVMFGGISVYLQQKWSLFRHTPWAIDRLWDRPRLIEWLASRGMSTDATQLGDITVSMLRGEEGNQRKEVDKLVHWLATEVRPDVVHLSNAMLLGMAHEIRRQLKVPVVCTLSGEDIFLEKLTPPWYEQARQVLRERARDATAFVALNQYYADYMANYAAIERDKIHVIPHGLKLAGHGTRVRSDAQRELVIGYFARICEDKGLHHLVDAFTLLAKDKDVPPVVLRAAGYMGASDRPYLDRLQGKLKAAGLHDRFHYAGELDRAGKIAFLQSLDVMSVPTVYRESKGLSILEAWANAVPVVLPAHGTFPELIEDTGGGVLHEPENPRALAAALKEMILDPERATDHGRAGQTAIQARYTDDLMARRTLDLYRRLVDAPVAERALRA